The following coding sequences lie in one Niabella agricola genomic window:
- a CDS encoding sugar-binding domain-containing protein — MMKKRMVLYWITVLLLGIVSETRAQQPQPAPRKTLGLEGVWKFKLDPFETGVNSNGVQLLPPLAETITLPGSTDQAGKGYKTQGMTSLRLTRAFEYKGIAWYEKEIEVPEQWKDKEVELFLERAHWQTDLWINDRPAGKRESLSVPHQYRVTPLIKPGKKNKIRIRVNNDKIYDIEYAHAVSAETQTNWNGIIGKLELRAFDKVHIAGIQAYPDAAKGTVTLKIDIQNSNRKPVEGTIRCNGAVEHTTTPQQVPERSFRFSGADSLITIRAEVPLGTPVQLWDEFNPALYRLQLTLNATGNTQQYNDAAEVTFGVRELATRGTRFIFNGRPAFIRGTVNSSEFPLTGYPPADKKEWIRIFTTCKNYGLNAMRFHTWCPPEAAFEAADELGFYLQVENPDWRFTIGKDSAVNDFLRREGEAILNAYGNHPSFIMFCEGNELVGPAVKEFLTAQVTHWKQLDPRRLYTGSAAYPLIDANDYHVLYGARPHRWKEGLKSRFNVKALDTRYDYSDYVVKNNVPMITHEIGQWCVYPDFKEIPKYTGVLKPYNYELFRELLRERNMLDQAADFMMASGKFQVIQKKEEVESYLRTPGLGGYHMLQLNDFPGQGTAPVGVVDIFWNPKPYTTAADFRKFQNTRVPLLRTAAFTWTNAQIFTATAQFANFDSAALKGAIAEWSLRFPDGTVYASGSFAPADIPVGSPFTLGEIKVPLDKIKTAVQLKLTIRIEGTTCNNDWNIWVYPEKQPGVDPGKVLVADSWNARVATVLEKGGSVLLLADTAKINSDAAPGFSGISWNTVWSGMPPNLLGILCDPAHPALQFFPTAFHSDWQWWDLVAHSRPMVLEHFPFGFKPLVQMIPDWNNPRKISLLFEARVGKGRLLVSAIDLKHQLDQRPVAQQLLYSLKKYISSEAFAPTEQLAPALLQQLFKK, encoded by the coding sequence ATGATGAAGAAAAGAATGGTACTTTATTGGATAACCGTCCTGTTACTGGGTATCGTATCTGAAACACGGGCACAGCAGCCACAACCTGCTCCCCGTAAAACATTAGGGCTGGAAGGCGTCTGGAAATTTAAATTGGATCCCTTTGAGACCGGCGTAAACAGTAACGGGGTACAACTGCTGCCGCCGCTGGCAGAAACGATCACATTACCAGGTTCTACAGATCAGGCGGGAAAGGGATACAAGACGCAGGGCATGACCTCGCTGCGTTTGACGCGTGCTTTTGAATATAAGGGTATTGCCTGGTATGAAAAAGAGATCGAAGTGCCGGAGCAATGGAAAGACAAAGAGGTGGAGCTTTTTCTGGAGCGGGCACACTGGCAAACCGATCTATGGATCAACGACCGGCCGGCCGGTAAGCGGGAAAGCCTTTCCGTGCCCCACCAGTATAGGGTAACACCGCTGATAAAACCCGGTAAGAAAAATAAAATACGGATCCGGGTCAACAATGATAAGATCTATGATATTGAATATGCGCACGCCGTCAGCGCGGAAACGCAAACCAACTGGAATGGCATTATCGGTAAACTGGAACTGCGCGCATTTGATAAAGTGCATATTGCCGGCATACAGGCCTATCCGGATGCAGCAAAAGGAACGGTTACGTTGAAGATCGATATTCAAAACAGCAATCGTAAACCCGTCGAAGGCACCATACGGTGTAACGGTGCTGTGGAGCATACCACAACACCGCAACAGGTTCCGGAACGGAGCTTCCGTTTCTCCGGAGCGGATTCCCTGATCACCATTAGGGCGGAAGTGCCGCTGGGCACACCGGTTCAGCTATGGGATGAGTTTAATCCTGCATTGTACCGGTTGCAGCTGACATTGAATGCCACAGGAAATACACAGCAGTATAATGATGCGGCGGAAGTGACATTTGGTGTGCGTGAACTGGCGACACGGGGTACCCGTTTTATATTTAATGGAAGACCTGCATTTATCAGGGGGACGGTGAATTCTTCGGAGTTTCCGCTGACCGGCTATCCGCCGGCGGATAAAAAGGAATGGATCCGGATCTTTACCACCTGTAAGAATTATGGGTTAAATGCGATGCGCTTTCATACCTGGTGCCCGCCGGAAGCAGCCTTTGAGGCCGCGGATGAACTGGGCTTTTACCTGCAGGTAGAAAACCCCGACTGGCGGTTTACCATTGGCAAGGACAGTGCCGTAAATGATTTTTTGCGCCGGGAAGGCGAAGCGATCTTAAACGCTTATGGCAATCATCCTTCATTTATCATGTTCTGTGAAGGCAATGAGCTGGTAGGTCCGGCCGTGAAGGAATTCCTGACGGCGCAGGTTACGCACTGGAAACAGCTGGATCCGCGCAGGCTTTATACCGGGAGTGCTGCGTATCCCCTCATTGATGCCAATGATTATCATGTATTGTATGGCGCCCGGCCGCATCGCTGGAAAGAAGGGCTGAAGAGCCGGTTCAATGTTAAGGCGCTGGATACCCGTTATGATTATTCGGATTATGTGGTCAAGAACAACGTACCGATGATCACGCATGAAATCGGTCAGTGGTGTGTGTATCCCGATTTTAAGGAGATCCCCAAGTATACCGGTGTACTGAAACCGTATAACTACGAATTGTTCCGCGAGCTGCTGCGGGAGCGCAATATGCTGGACCAGGCAGCAGATTTTATGATGGCCTCCGGCAAATTCCAGGTCATCCAGAAAAAAGAAGAAGTGGAATCCTACCTGCGTACACCCGGACTGGGCGGCTATCATATGCTGCAGTTAAATGATTTTCCCGGTCAGGGTACCGCCCCGGTAGGTGTAGTGGATATTTTCTGGAATCCCAAGCCCTATACAACGGCAGCTGACTTCCGGAAATTTCAGAATACGCGGGTGCCTTTATTACGGACCGCAGCTTTTACCTGGACCAATGCACAGATCTTTACAGCCACAGCGCAGTTCGCCAATTTCGATAGTGCCGCATTGAAAGGCGCTATAGCTGAGTGGTCGCTCCGTTTTCCGGATGGTACCGTATATGCATCAGGTAGTTTCGCCCCGGCGGATATTCCGGTGGGCAGTCCGTTCACGCTGGGGGAGATCAAAGTTCCGCTGGATAAGATCAAAACGGCTGTACAATTAAAACTTACGATCCGCATTGAGGGCACAACCTGCAACAATGACTGGAATATATGGGTATATCCGGAAAAACAGCCGGGAGTGGATCCGGGTAAAGTATTGGTAGCAGATAGCTGGAATGCACGAGTGGCAACAGTTTTGGAGAAAGGCGGGAGTGTATTGCTGCTGGCTGATACGGCAAAAATAAACTCCGATGCCGCGCCCGGGTTCTCGGGTATTTCCTGGAACACGGTCTGGTCCGGTATGCCGCCCAACCTGTTGGGGATCCTTTGTGATCCGGCGCATCCGGCATTGCAGTTCTTTCCCACAGCATTTCATTCCGACTGGCAGTGGTGGGATCTTGTTGCCCATTCAAGGCCCATGGTGCTGGAACATTTTCCGTTTGGATTTAAACCCCTGGTACAGATGATCCCCGATTGGAACAATCCCCGCAAGATCAGCCTGCTGTTTGAGGCACGGGTAGGCAAAGGCCGGTTACTGGTATCTGCCATCGATCTGAAACACCAGCTCGATCAGCGTCCTGTGGCACAACAATTATTGTACAGTCTGAAAAAATACATCAGCAGCGAGGCCTTTGCGCCAACGGAACAGTTAGCTCCGGCATTGTTGCAGCAGTTGTTTAAAAAATAA
- a CDS encoding glycoside hydrolase family protein: MQSRAEVQAMVTESLQASVQQYNYLKQQLQPDQWPRTFENRKLQTVTPAAWTSGFYPGGLLYLYEFSRDTNLLNEANTKLKKMELLKTLTAHHDLGFMMYCSFGNAYRLFGRPEDKAILVRSAQSLARRFDPRVGCIQSWDQVKSLDGKRLLKFPVIIDNMMNLELLFFASKATGEPLYKDMAIKHAVMTMKNQVRPDFSCYHVVDYDVETGVVKSRETQQGFSDNSAWSRGQAWGIYGFTMVYRETKDIRFLQTAKGMADFFLGHPNLPEDKIPYWDFNVGQAGFDPPWNYDPSKYQPVPRDASAAAITASALLELAEYVDAKTSGRYQRAAESMLQSLSSPAYRAATGENGGFILKHASGGVPGNIEVDVPLIYADYYYLEALMRYRALKK, encoded by the coding sequence TTGCAATCGCGCGCGGAGGTACAGGCGATGGTGACAGAAAGCTTACAGGCTTCCGTGCAGCAGTATAACTATTTAAAACAACAGCTGCAGCCGGATCAATGGCCGCGGACCTTTGAGAACCGGAAGCTGCAAACAGTAACACCAGCTGCCTGGACCAGCGGCTTTTACCCGGGCGGGTTACTGTACCTCTATGAATTTTCACGCGATACTAACTTATTGAACGAAGCCAATACCAAATTAAAGAAGATGGAGCTGTTGAAAACATTAACGGCCCATCACGATCTTGGTTTTATGATGTATTGCAGTTTCGGCAATGCCTACCGCCTGTTTGGCCGGCCGGAAGATAAGGCCATCCTGGTGCGTTCCGCACAATCGCTGGCCCGGCGTTTTGATCCGCGGGTAGGCTGCATTCAGTCCTGGGACCAGGTAAAGTCGCTGGACGGGAAACGGCTCCTGAAATTCCCGGTAATCATCGATAATATGATGAACCTGGAGCTGTTGTTCTTTGCCTCAAAAGCAACCGGGGAGCCGCTTTATAAGGACATGGCGATAAAACATGCAGTAATGACCATGAAGAACCAGGTGCGTCCTGATTTTAGTTGTTATCATGTGGTGGACTATGATGTGGAAACAGGCGTGGTAAAGAGCCGGGAAACCCAGCAGGGGTTCTCCGATAACTCTGCCTGGTCACGTGGTCAGGCCTGGGGGATCTATGGATTCACCATGGTATACCGCGAAACAAAGGATATCCGCTTTTTACAAACGGCGAAGGGTATGGCGGATTTTTTCCTTGGCCATCCGAACCTGCCAGAGGATAAGATCCCTTACTGGGACTTTAACGTGGGGCAGGCGGGCTTTGATCCGCCCTGGAATTATGACCCATCAAAATATCAGCCGGTTCCCCGCGATGCTTCAGCTGCTGCTATTACGGCGTCGGCATTGCTGGAGCTGGCAGAGTATGTGGATGCGAAGACCAGCGGCCGCTATCAGCGCGCGGCAGAAAGCATGCTGCAATCGCTGTCCTCACCGGCCTATCGTGCTGCAACAGGGGAGAACGGTGGGTTTATCCTGAAGCATGCGTCGGGAGGCGTACCTGGGAATATTGAGGTAGATGTGCCCCTGATTTACGCAGACTATTATTATCTTGAAGCCTTGATGCGCTACCGCGCACTGAAAAAATAA
- a CDS encoding polysaccharide lyase family 8 super-sandwich domain-containing protein, whose translation MRRLGLNIVFHFLFALVARAQADTILDRYSRYLLRTSVLPVKHTANWIRTLQPDGRWPDIDYNDKEPAAWKVPDHLKRIRDMALCWAASGSPERNSIPLLHAMEQALDHWLLERYRSTNWWHNEIGIPRYMRDIIILLRKQLNPQRMNAALEVLNQLRVHEDYLAGNLVWCADLGLHYGALTGDDALVQRCRNLIVKEIKVDTGEGIQPDYSFQQHGHRLQMYQYGKAFLLESLRVAWQLKGTELAFPEDKVALLTGMMLNGWQWMARGIYTVPGTMDRSASRKGELESADVRALIPFMKELQPSGTADWDRLSAVQNGKTSLLGFRYYPYSDFAAYHRKAFSFFLKTISTRTLATESINHENLKGRLLNSGDAYLIRDGKEYTDLMSVWDWSHLPGVTAFKGAYQANRQAFAGSAGDSLCGVTAMHVIIADTTGKQTLAAHKFWACYGDKVVCLVGDLKTDKVPDPVYTALDQCRLRGPVTVNHPKQVLRNGTKRLDQVRWIHHAGFAYIPLQPAVMEVHAENMSGTWYAINNAESKNTVRADVFMPVLWQQQGSSFGYVLSAATTAEQAAKLASKPDWKVLQNDKDVQAVRFADGVVMAAFYEPGKLLLEQGRYLQTDRFCLVVIKKGKLYVSDPLHKGGMVTLQIGNKEQQLQLQADGTTATVVFN comes from the coding sequence ATGCGCAGGCTCGGATTAAATATTGTGTTTCATTTTTTGTTTGCTTTGGTTGCCAGAGCGCAGGCAGATACCATACTGGACCGGTATAGCCGCTACCTGTTACGCACCAGTGTGCTACCTGTGAAGCATACAGCTAACTGGATCCGTACCCTGCAACCGGATGGGCGCTGGCCGGATATCGACTATAATGATAAGGAACCGGCCGCATGGAAGGTGCCGGACCACCTGAAACGCATCCGCGATATGGCTCTATGCTGGGCTGCTTCCGGATCGCCGGAGCGCAATAGTATTCCATTGCTGCATGCGATGGAGCAGGCGCTCGATCACTGGCTGCTGGAACGGTACCGGAGCACCAACTGGTGGCACAATGAAATTGGCATTCCCCGTTATATGCGCGATATCATCATCCTGCTCCGCAAACAATTAAATCCGCAACGGATGAATGCGGCGCTGGAAGTGCTGAACCAGCTCCGGGTGCATGAAGATTATCTTGCGGGCAACCTGGTATGGTGCGCCGACCTGGGATTGCATTACGGGGCGCTTACCGGCGATGATGCACTGGTGCAACGCTGTCGTAACCTGATCGTAAAGGAGATTAAAGTAGATACGGGAGAAGGCATTCAGCCGGATTACAGCTTTCAGCAGCACGGGCACCGCTTACAAATGTACCAGTATGGAAAGGCATTTTTGTTGGAGAGCCTCCGGGTGGCCTGGCAGTTAAAAGGTACGGAGCTTGCTTTTCCGGAAGATAAGGTAGCATTGCTTACGGGTATGATGCTGAACGGCTGGCAATGGATGGCCCGGGGGATATATACGGTGCCGGGAACCATGGACCGGTCGGCATCCCGAAAGGGAGAACTGGAAAGTGCAGATGTACGGGCATTGATCCCGTTTATGAAAGAATTACAACCTTCCGGAACTGCAGACTGGGACCGGTTAAGCGCTGTTCAGAATGGTAAAACGAGCTTGCTAGGATTCCGTTATTATCCCTATTCTGATTTTGCCGCCTATCACCGGAAAGCGTTTAGTTTTTTTCTGAAAACGATTTCCACCCGCACGCTGGCCACCGAATCGATCAATCATGAAAATTTAAAAGGACGGCTGCTCAACAGCGGTGATGCTTATCTTATCAGGGATGGTAAAGAATATACAGACCTCATGTCGGTCTGGGACTGGTCGCACCTGCCGGGCGTAACGGCTTTTAAAGGTGCTTACCAGGCAAACCGTCAGGCTTTTGCCGGCAGCGCGGGCGATTCATTATGCGGTGTAACCGCTATGCACGTGATCATTGCAGATACAACGGGAAAGCAAACGTTAGCGGCGCATAAGTTCTGGGCTTGTTATGGGGATAAGGTAGTATGCCTGGTTGGGGATTTAAAAACAGATAAGGTCCCTGACCCGGTTTACACCGCATTGGATCAATGCCGCCTGCGTGGCCCGGTGACGGTGAATCATCCCAAACAGGTATTACGGAACGGGACAAAGCGGCTGGACCAAGTGCGCTGGATCCATCATGCAGGGTTTGCCTATATTCCGCTGCAGCCGGCTGTTATGGAGGTGCATGCAGAAAATATGTCTGGTACCTGGTATGCGATCAACAATGCGGAATCAAAAAACACGGTGCGCGCCGATGTTTTTATGCCGGTGCTGTGGCAACAACAGGGATCTTCCTTTGGTTATGTATTAAGCGCTGCGACAACCGCAGAACAAGCGGCAAAACTCGCTTCAAAACCGGATTGGAAGGTGTTGCAGAATGATAAAGATGTACAGGCCGTGCGTTTTGCGGATGGCGTGGTAATGGCGGCATTTTATGAGCCCGGTAAGCTGCTGTTAGAGCAGGGACGGTACCTGCAAACGGACCGCTTTTGCCTGGTGGTGATCAAAAAAGGAAAGCTCTATGTCAGTGATCCGCTGCATAAAGGCGGAATGGTAACATTACAGATTGGTAATAAAGAACAACAGTTACAGCTACAGGCGGATGGTACTACCGCAACTGTCGTTTTTAATTGA
- a CDS encoding SGNH/GDSL hydrolase family protein, which produces MKKRMARLLLFFLVLHIVVAGMAQADPQTYLEELKTELKKKWPANRTINLVFHGHSVPSGYFQTPAVHTLEAYPHQVLQQLKEQYPNAVINVITTSIGGENSVQGQKRFEKDVLPHRPDVLFIDYALNDRSVGLEASRAAMEKMIRRALRKHIKIILMTPSPDLAVDILKQDNILSQFSRQLVELAAKYQIGLADSYAAFYEQVRNGKQLRDYMAQSNHPNGKGHRLIADRIMKWF; this is translated from the coding sequence ATGAAAAAAAGGATGGCTCGTTTATTATTGTTCTTCCTTGTATTGCATATAGTGGTAGCGGGGATGGCGCAGGCAGATCCGCAAACCTACCTGGAGGAGCTGAAGACCGAATTGAAAAAGAAATGGCCCGCCAACCGTACCATCAACCTGGTGTTTCACGGGCATTCTGTGCCCAGCGGATACTTTCAGACCCCGGCGGTGCATACGCTGGAAGCCTATCCGCACCAGGTGCTGCAGCAGTTGAAGGAGCAATATCCCAATGCGGTCATCAACGTAATCACCACATCTATCGGAGGCGAAAATTCTGTACAGGGACAGAAACGATTTGAGAAGGACGTACTGCCGCATCGCCCGGACGTATTGTTTATTGACTATGCGCTGAACGACCGGTCAGTCGGACTGGAAGCATCCCGAGCGGCGATGGAAAAGATGATCCGTCGGGCATTAAGGAAGCATATAAAGATCATCCTGATGACGCCTTCCCCGGATCTTGCCGTGGACATTCTTAAACAGGATAATATATTAAGCCAGTTCAGTCGGCAACTGGTAGAGCTGGCAGCTAAATATCAGATCGGCCTTGCCGACAGCTATGCCGCCTTTTATGAGCAGGTCCGAAACGGAAAGCAGCTGCGCGATTATATGGCGCAAAGCAATCATCCCAATGGAAAAGGCCACCGGCTGATCGCAGACCGGATTATGAAATGGTTTTAA
- a CDS encoding glycoside hydrolase family 88 protein has protein sequence MNKRMGWLLFCCFLLSGLNAQHPVKTRKRLQREVIRCINASAQQYKVMMQRLDADRFPVTWYAKDDKLVTSGSEPWVGGFYPGALLYLFEYTKDSSLYKEALRKMQVLEKEQYNKTTHDLGFMMYCSFGNAERLEPKPGYKEVLVNSARSLASRFNEKVGCIRSWDSDPGRFMVIIDNMMNLELLFEATKMTGDSSFYRIAVTHANTTMQHHYRPDYSSHHLVIYNPKDGNVLKKQTVQGAADSSAWARGQAWGLYGYTMCYRETRNPQYLEQARHIAQFLLAHPRLPADKIPYWDFDAPRIPNAPRDVSAGAVICSALLELATYTSGKESRGYLRAAEKMLQSLCSPAYRAAIGENGGFLLKHGVGNYPKNADIDVPLIYADYYYTEALQRYWKLGTKGRL, from the coding sequence ATGAATAAGAGGATGGGGTGGTTGCTTTTCTGCTGCTTTTTATTAAGCGGATTAAACGCACAGCACCCGGTAAAGACCCGGAAAAGGCTGCAACGGGAAGTGATACGTTGCATCAATGCATCAGCGCAGCAGTACAAGGTAATGATGCAGCGGCTGGATGCTGACCGCTTTCCGGTTACCTGGTACGCTAAAGATGATAAGCTGGTGACCAGCGGCTCCGAACCCTGGGTGGGTGGATTTTACCCCGGTGCGTTGTTGTATCTTTTTGAGTACACAAAGGATAGTAGTTTATACAAAGAAGCATTGCGAAAAATGCAGGTACTGGAAAAAGAACAATACAATAAAACGACGCATGACCTGGGTTTTATGATGTATTGCTCCTTTGGCAATGCGGAACGGCTGGAGCCAAAGCCGGGGTATAAAGAGGTACTGGTCAATAGCGCACGGTCGCTGGCAAGCCGCTTTAATGAGAAAGTAGGGTGCATCCGTTCCTGGGATTCGGATCCCGGCCGGTTTATGGTGATTATTGATAATATGATGAACCTGGAATTGCTGTTTGAAGCCACAAAAATGACAGGCGACTCTTCTTTTTACCGTATTGCGGTGACCCATGCCAATACCACTATGCAACATCATTACCGTCCAGACTACAGCTCCCACCACCTGGTGATCTATAATCCTAAAGACGGCAATGTATTAAAAAAGCAAACGGTGCAGGGTGCCGCCGACAGCTCTGCCTGGGCCCGGGGTCAGGCCTGGGGGTTATACGGGTACACGATGTGTTATCGCGAAACGCGTAACCCCCAATACCTGGAACAGGCCCGGCACATTGCACAGTTCCTGTTAGCTCATCCACGCCTTCCGGCGGACAAGATACCATATTGGGATTTTGATGCGCCGAGGATCCCCAATGCACCAAGGGATGTCTCGGCGGGTGCGGTTATCTGTTCGGCCCTGCTGGAACTGGCTACGTATACATCCGGAAAAGAAAGCAGGGGTTATTTAAGGGCGGCAGAAAAAATGCTGCAAAGCCTTTGCTCCCCGGCCTACCGCGCCGCTATCGGAGAAAATGGTGGTTTTCTTTTGAAGCATGGTGTAGGTAACTATCCGAAAAATGCCGACATTGATGTGCCGCTGATCTATGCCGATTACTATTATACGGAAGCATTGCAGCGGTATTGGAAGCTGGGTACAAAAGGCCGGTTGTGA